The proteins below are encoded in one region of Vespula pensylvanica isolate Volc-1 chromosome 4, ASM1446617v1, whole genome shotgun sequence:
- the LOC122628889 gene encoding dedicator of cytokinesis protein 9 isoform X6, translating to MSERKFTRGLGKPGMAAQLRETVSQVVRESTVQSKPHLVDPIDFESFVLKNKTLLQNDPQRELLLYPPDDVSQVVLPRRYRTIVPTAQYISDNDEEGGSLLTKECLRSYTSNWNLVHYKYSAYNGSYLDLPKITKADDLKDEVYEIDTEVDQVDEDLIKNNGITREGYLMKGPEIGSSDRMFAHIGSKSFKRRFCHLRQEVDGTYILEFFKDEKKGEAKLAIVMDFCTEVVKNPKRGRYCFELRMTGTHKSYTLAADNETDMQDWLSKLNSVLQHYKQQEEKRAASLERTCNTPPPSPQPMQVYGTLKGLEQSMNPQLIKYSRETDTSIALARRENRKPLFSLYSHMLRVKASTGNSTEHNIDPYKEQFGHRIFIKCESLKFRLQAPIDEKETLCQVEPYQTTLCLFDAKHGRKLTENFYFDVNHEIVQGMIKELSPISVMTESNENISLPEELKTVPLDWIKHPKQAIFHVSNPHPDIFLVVRIDKILQGNICQTSEPYIRTTKDPRLGLKVHKQVRACCQRLGNYRMPFAWAARPLFRLYSNELDTSPDFPAIYRQEGNKIRDEELLKLLSEYRKPEKLSKLTVIPGWLKIKIESIIEIPENTLSTSLAPLKPFPIPPVNDPTLEIAEFESTSEKDVHPYTTYVNHLYVYPQTLSFDTQKIFTRARNIACIIELRDDDGENVEPLRCIYGRPGTPLLCVRASCAVLHHNAIPSWYEEIKIRLPTKLHSKHHLLFSFYHISCDMNKKKENGIENCVGYAWAPLLYKGRLNVDMDVNVQVLPVATHLPQGYLSIQPLGLGKGVRNAGPDITWIDSQRPIFTVAFQLISTVFTRDPHLYNLFAHAERILDTRPSVMPSDTETCKILKAAHAIQLVTAITFLPTILNQLFTLLTYDIGEEVGLYIIRVLIHIINMIHEAGRKEILQAYIKFVFLSPTQATCNMTVHEQLGKYLPILLQPNNTDFLVINKFMRHSNFFFEIMIKSMAQYLLTTGRIKMHRNERFSKEYHERIKYLLDVIMPYIINKYKEMPVETHELNKSLAQLLKHCLTFMDRGFVFRLINSYVDKFSPGDPRTLHDFKFTFLQIICSHEHYISFNLPMMQSRISPRDLMNEYCLSEDFCKHHFLVGLLLQEVKISLNEIMQIRKVAITTLRDLLAKHELDDRYQNKGQLSRIASIYIPWLEIVLENLMRLQSVHDSSKIENKHNDINRISTSSSFLATKDIANSTITAGTPKSIHRLTLNLDTQSPIRASIHLRDSTYFAAIAGQGLVNGYSCTSIESDTSTMSGASQSNISQETAIIRESVENGISDKKRHSRSLSVTQASPRCDKLQSSEVKDILLCFLFVIKYLGDHQVIAWWQQCSDSEILSFFTVIEISLHHFKYVGKRQIAANIINNSGKPRTVKAMTLPARMAPPDFTTESPTTGTLQPHNTVTRENLIESDSGKMYQALLEANMATEVGLIALDCLGLFCIHFKDALLADDGENPIMQKLFNIYLSFLQVGQSETLLRHVFAGLRAFLNNYSIALFQGNAALCGRLCYELLRCCNSKLSSIRQESCALLYLLMRSNFEFTSRKGLTRVHLQVIISVSQMLGNVIGLNNSRFQESLSLINSYASSDKVMKGTGFPVEVKDLNKRIRTVLMATAQMREHNNDPEMLVDLQHSLANSYASTPELRHTWLETMARNHARDGNYSEAACCQLHIAALMAEYLKLKKVHTWGAEAFDSISVNISRDERSLKLDAGEICVQDIHYTEYLLLEQLELCAEMLEKAERFELLGHLYRLIVPMYEEKRNYEALANCYTHLAQACNKIVEVTKSGKRLLGRFYRIAFFGSAYFEEENGQEYIYKEPKVTSLSEISERLHHLYSEKFGLENVKMIMDSVPVNVGELDSKIAYIQVTHVTPYFDKIELDTRQTEFEQNHNVSCFMFETPFTKDGRVRANPEDQWKRRTILTTQYSFPYIKKRIVVIEKRIMELSPIEVALDEMRQRVQELEDVALIAPTDVKKLQLRLQGSICVTVNAGPLAYASAFLDPALSPQYPDDKVEELKDVFREFVKICYTALQINSKLITPDQHEYQEVLRENYQKLCQSLSSLLGEPIWSDEQVGSFKRNSAALFSVISGANSHTSTA from the exons ATGAGCGAAAGGAAATTCACACGCGGCCTGGGAAAGCCGGGTATGGCCGCACAATTACGAGAGACGGTTTCTCAGGTTGTACGCGAAAGTACCGTACAG agtAAACCACATTTAGTTGACCCTATAGATTTTGAGAGCTTTGTGTTGaagaataaaacattattacaGAATGATCCACAAAGAGAATTATTGCTTTATCCGCCGGACGACGTTTCT caAGTCGTCTTACCGAGACGTTATCGCACTATTGTGCCAACGGCGCAATATATTTCGGATAATGACGAAGAAGGTGGAAGTCTCCTGACCAAAGAATGTTTACGAAGTTACACCTCCAATTGGAATTTGGTACATTACAAATATTCTGCATACAACGGGAGTTATCTCGATTTACCCAA aatAACGAAAGCAGATGATCTCAAAGATGAAGTATATGAAATTGATACGGAGGTGGATCAAGTCGATGAG gatttaatcaaaaataatggGATTACAAGGGAAGGATACTTGATGAAAGGACCTGAAATTGGAAGTTCCGATCGAATGTTTGCTCATATAGGCtcaaaatcttttaaaagacGTTTTTGTCATTTAAGACAGGAAGTCGATGGGACATacattttagaatttttcaaagatgagaaaaagggCGAAGCTAAATTAGCAATAGTAATGGACTTTTGTACAGAAGTTGTTAAAAATCCAAAACGTGGAAGATACTGTTTTGAGTTGAGAATGACAGGAACTCACAAGTCTTATACATTAGCGGCCGATAATGAAACAGATATGCAAGATTGGTTATCAAAATTGAATTCTGTATTACAACATTATAAACAACAGGAAGAGAAACGTGCTGCATCTTTAGAAAGAACATGTAatactcctcctccttctcctcaaCCAATGCAG GTATATGGAACATTGAAAGGTTTGGAACAGAGTATGAATccacaattaattaaatactcCAGGGAAACTGATACAAGTATAGCATTAGCTAGACGGGAAAATAGGAAACCTTTGTTTAGTCTATATTCCCACATGTTACGCGTAAAAGCATCTACAGGAAATTCTACTGAACACAATATTGATCCATATAAGGAGCAATTCGgacatagaatttttattaaatgcgAAAGTCTTAAGTTTAGATTACAAGCTCCGattgatgaaaaagaaactcttTGCCAAGTGGAACCGTACCAAACAACATTATGTCTTTTTGATGCAAAACACGGCAGGAAACTcactgaaaatttttatttcgatgttAATCATGAAATTGTACAAGGAATGATAAAGGAATTAAGTCCTATTAGCGTTATGACAGaatctaatgaaaatataagttTGCCTGAAGAATTGAAAACTGTACCATTGGATTGGATAAAACATCCAAAGCAG gCTATATTTCATGTTAGTAATCCTCATCCCGATATATTTCTTGTGGTAAGAATAGATAAGATATTGCAAGGAAATATATGTCAAACTTCTGAACCATATATAAGAACAACTAAAGATCCAAGATTAGGATTAAAAGTACATAAACAAGTTAGAGCATGTTGCCAAAG attagGAAATTATAGAATGCCATTCGCTTGGGCCGCCAGACCTTTATTTAGACTATATAGCAACGAGTTGGATACTTCTCCAGACTTTCCAGCAATATATAGGCAGGAAGGGAATAAAATCAGAGATGAAGAGTTATTAAAACTGCTTTCAGAGTATAGGAA ACCCGAAAAACTTAGCAAACTAACTGTTATACCTGGAtggttgaaaataaaaattgaatccATCATTGAGATACCAGAAA ATACGTTGTCGACATCCTTGGCTCCCTTGAAACCATTTCCCATTCCACCTGTAAACGATCCAACTCTTGAAATTGCAGAATTTGAAAGTACGTCTGAAAAGGATGTTCATCCTTATACCACATACGTCAATCATCTTTATGTTTATCCACAAACTTTGTCTTTTGATACTCAGAAGATATTCACAAGAGCTAGAAATATTGCGTGTATCATTGAATTACGAGATGATGATGGAGAAAATGTGGAACCTTTAAGA tgCATCTATGGCCGTCCAGGTACACCATTGTTGTGCGTACGAGCGTCCTGTGCAGTGTTACATCATAACGCTATTCCATCTTGgtacgaagaaattaaaataagattacCAACAAAACTTCATTCAAAACATCACttgcttttttcattttatcatataagCTGTGatatgaataagaaaaaggaaaatggaatTGAAAATTGCGTTGGTTATGCTTGGGCTCCGTTGTTATATAAAGGGAG ACTCAATGTAGATATGGATGTAAATGTTCAAGTTCTACCTGTTGCAACGCATTTACCACAAGGATATCTTTCCATTCAACCCCTTGGTCTGGGAAAAGGGGTAAGA aaTGCTGGTCCAGACATTACATGGATTGATTCACAAAGACCAATATTTACAGTagcttttcaattaatatcaaCAGTATTTACTCGCGATCCTCATTTGTACAATCTCTTTGCTCATGCCGAACGAATTCTGGATACAAGGCCATCTGTAATGCCGTCGGATACAGAAACGTGCAAAATATTGAAAGCAGCGCATGCAATACAGTTGGTGACAGCGATTACTTTTCTTCCTACTATATTAAATCAATTGTTCACACTATTGACATATGATATCGGCGAAGAAGTAGGATTGTATATTATTAGAGTACTAATAcacattataaatatgatacatGAAGCtggtagaaaagaaatacttcAGGCTTACATCaag TTTGTCTTTCTATCGCCAACACAAGCAACCTGTAATATGACTGTTCATGAACAATTAGGAAAATACCTACCAATACTATTACAACCAAACAATACGGATTTCTTGGTAATTAACAAATTCATGCGTCattctaatttcttctttgaGATAATGATTAAAAGTATGGCACAATATCTACTTACTACTGGTAGAATAAAA ATGCatagaaatgaaagattttcGAAAGAGTATCATGAACGCATCAAGTATCTATTAGATGTAATTATgccatatataataaataaatacaaagaaatgcCGGTTGAAACTCATGAACTAAATAAAAGCCTTGCTCAATTGTTAAAG caTTGCCTAACATTCATGGATCGTggtttcgtttttcgtttgaTCAATTCATACGTGGATAAATTTTCTCCTGGAGATCCACGCACTCTACATgattttaaatttacatttcttcAAATCATTTGTTCTCACGaacattatatatcttttaatttaccAATGATGCAGTCTCGTATTTCACCTAGAG ATTTGATGAATGAATACTGCTTATCAGAGGATTTTTGTAAGCATCATTTTTTGGTTGGCTTATTACTCCAAGAAGTCAAGATATCTCTTAATGAAATCATGCAAATTCGAAAAGTTGCCATAACTACTTTAAGAGATCTCTTAGCTAAGCACGAACTGGATGATAGATACCAAAATAAG GGACAATTGAGTAGGATAGCATCCATTTATATACCATGGTTAGAGATAGTATTGGAAAATTTGATGCGTTTACAATCTGTACATGACAGttctaaaatagaaaataaacacaatgatataaatcgaatatcAACTAGCAGTTCCTTTTTGGCAACTAAAGATATTGCTAATAGTACTATAACAGCAGGCACTCCCAAGTCCATTCACAG actTACATTAAATTTGGATACGCAATCTCCAATCAGAGCATCTATTCATCTACGAGATTCTACATATTTTGCTGCTATCGCTGGACAAGGTTTGGTGAATGGCTATTCTTGTACCAGTATAGAATCAGATACATCAACAATGTCAGGTGCCTCGCAATCAAATATATCGCAAGAAACAGCAATTATTCGCGAATCTGTAGAAAATGGTATAAGTGATAAAAAAAGGCATTCTCGTTCTTTGAGCGTTACACAGGCTTCACCTAGATGTGATAAATTACAATCCTCCGAAGTTAAGGATATAttgctttgttttttattcgtcaTCAAATATTTAGGCGATCATCAAGTTATTGCATGGTGGCAACAATGCAGTGATTCCGAGATATTAAGTTTTTTTACAGTAATTGA gaTAAGTCTTcatcattttaaatatgttgGTAAAAGACAAATAGctgcaaatataataaataattctggAAAACCGCGTACAGTAAAAGCAATGACATTGCCAGCTAGAATGGCACCACCAGATTTCACTACTGAAAGTCCAACTACTGGTACACTGCAACCACATAATACTGTTACTAGAGAGAATCTTATTGAAAGTGACAGTGGTAAAATGTATCAGGCTTTACTAGAGGCAAATATGGCTACAGAAGTTGGTCTTATAGCACTTGACTGCCTAGGCCTCTTTTGTATTCATTTTAAg gATGCACTTTTAGCAGATGATGGAGAAAATCCAATAAtgcaaaaattattcaatatctatttatccttTCTTCAAGTCGGTCAATCGGAGACATTGCTACGTCACGTGTTTGCTGGACTTCGggcatttttaaataattattctattgcTTTGTTTcaag gaAATGCGGCGCTTTGTGGGCGATTatgttatgaattattaagatGTTGTAATAGTAAACTTAGTTCTATTAGACAAGAGTCATGTGCTTTACTATATCTGCTTATGAGAAGTAATTTTGAATTTACTAGTAGAAAAGGATTAACAAGAGTGCATTTACag gTAATAATCTCAGTTTCACAAATGCTTGGAAATGTGATTGGTTTGAATAATTCAAGATTTCAAGAATCATTGTCATTGATAAATAGTTATGCTTCTTCTGATAAAGTGATGAAAGGTACTGGTTTTCCAGTTGAAGTTAAAGATTTGAATAAAAGAATTCGAACAGTTTTAATGGCAACAGCACAAATGAGGGAACATAACAATGATCCCGAGATGCTTGTTGATTTACAACATAGTTTGGCCAATTCTTATGCCAGTACACCCGAATTGAGACATACTTGGTTGGAAACTATGGCTAGAAATCATGCGAGAGATGGAAATTATTCCGAG GCGGCTTGTTGCCAATTACATATTGCAGCTTTAATGGcagaatatttgaaattgaagAAAGTTCATACATGGGGAGCAGAGGCTTTTGACAGTATTTCCGTGAACATTTCTAGAGACGAGCGTAGTCTTAAGCTCGATGCTGGTGAGATTT GCGTTCAAGATATTCATTACACAGAATATTTATTGCTCGAGCAATTGGAACTTTGTGCtgaaatgttagaaaaagCAGAACGTTTTGAATTACTCGGACATTTGTATCGTTTAATAGTTCCTatgtacgaagaaaaaagaaattatgaggCTTTAGCAAATTGTTATACACATTTAGCACAAGCTTGCAATAAAATTGTCGAAGTCACCAAATCCGGTAAACGACTTCTTGGGAGATTTTATAGAATTGCATTTTTTGGATCT GCatatttcgaagaagaaaatggccaagagtatatatataaagaaccTAAAGTGACGTCATTGTCAGAAATTTCAGAACGTCTTCATCATTTGTATTCAGAGAAATTTGGTTTAGAAAATGTCAAAATGATAATGGATTCCGTACCCGTCAATGTCGGTGAATTAGATTCAAAAATAGCATATATTCAAGTGACGCACGTAACTCCGTACtttgataaaatagaattagaCACTCGTCAAACGGAATTTGAACAAAATCACAACGTATCTTGTTTCATGTTCGAAACTCCATTTACGAAAGATGGCCGGGTAAGGGCAAATCCTGAAGATCAGTGGAAAAGAAGAACTATTTTAACAA cacAATATTCCTTTCCGTACATAAAAAAACGTATAGTAGTgattgaaaagagaataatggaACTTAGTCCCATCGAAGTGGCTTTAGACGAAATGAGACAACGCGTTCAAGAACTAGAGGATGTGGCTTTAATAGCTCCAACTGATGTAAAGAAACTTCAATTACGGTTGCAAGGAAGCATTTGTGTGACAGTAAATGCCGGTCCACTTGCTTATGCCTCTGCATTCTTAGATCCAGCACTTTCTCCGCAATATCCTGATGATAAAGTCGAAGAGTTAAAGGATGTTTTTAG ggaatttgtaaaaatatgttatacaGCTTTGCAGATCAACAGTAAATTAATTACTCCCGATCAGCACGAATATCAGGAAGTATTACGCGAAAATTATCAAAAGCTTTGCCAAAGCTTGTCGTCGTTATTGGGTGAACCTATATGGTCAGACGAACAAGTTGGAAGCTTTAAACGTAACAGCGCGGCTCTGTTTAGTGTCATTAGTGGTGCTAATAGTCACACGAGCACAGCCTAA